ATTGCTATCTTGTACCAAGACCAAGTCAAACTATTCCTGCGAAGGCTTGACGAACTTCAAGCAATCCCATCTATGATGATTCGAAAAGGCAAAAGAGCTTGGCGGCAGCCCGATGGGGAGTGTCCGGCATGTCGCATGCAATACGAATGCCGAAACCGATTTGGAAGTACCCTAATCGAATGGCTTGATGACCAAGAAATGCGAAGGGCTCTTGAAAAAAGCCATGGGCTATGTGTTCCGCATTTCTTTGCTCTATTAGATTTAGCTGCGGACGCAAACTCAAGGAACTTATTAATCGAACTGCAACGTGCTAAAACGAACCTGCTACTACATGAATTGGAGGAATTCTGCCGCAAACATGATTATCGCTTTAGCCATGAGAAATTCGGCAAAGAATCAGACTCGTGGTCCCGAGCAATCATAATGATGGTTGGCAAGGATGGCGTTTTTTGAATTTAGAAGATTCCAAACATTTAACGATGCGGCTTTTGTACAAAACCATAGAACGTGTTGAAATCATCCAAAGACTACTGTTGAATTTGGTACCTTGGCCCTTTTAAGAGGAATTGAAAATGGCACCGAACAACGCCTTTATTGCAATAGGATTGGCGCTGAGTGTTTTGGCTGCACTAGCAGCTTTCTTGATTACTTATGAAGAATGGTCTCATCACTATACCAGCCATACGCAGCCACTTAAGTTTGCGCTGGAAGCAGCCGTAGTTGCATTCGTTGTCTTCTCAGTCCTTACGATTCTTGCAGCCGCTTTCGTCTGCCGATTGGTGCAAAATGGATAAAAGGCGGATTCAGTTTAAAAGTAAAAAAATTAGCAATGAGAATGATATGAACAGCAAATTCCCAGATATTAGCGAAGCCCATAAGCGCGGCATCGCGATAACTCTAGCAATCTTCGATGAGGCGCTCTGCGAGATTGAGCAATGGGCAAATGGCCGAGAGATAAGCTCTATTCTTTTCAAAGAGCACAACACACTTTCAAGCCAGCAGCGGCAAAAAATATTATCGGAAGTTAAGCAGATGAAAAATCTGCTACTAGAAT
The sequence above is a segment of the Armatimonadota bacterium genome. Coding sequences within it:
- a CDS encoding DUF6062 family protein, giving the protein MRSRKVSKHTTYYELLDAISNASHCPLCEVEANSIKCYFDSLLHEGVNDNGVREALIRSQGYCQRHAHYLRNHGKGFEIAILYQDQVKLFLRRLDELQAIPSMMIRKGKRAWRQPDGECPACRMQYECRNRFGSTLIEWLDDQEMRRALEKSHGLCVPHFFALLDLAADANSRNLLIELQRAKTNLLLHELEEFCRKHDYRFSHEKFGKESDSWSRAIIMMVGKDGVF